DNA from Asterias rubens unplaced genomic scaffold, eAstRub1.3, whole genome shotgun sequence:
tgactgactgactgactgactgactgactgactgactgactgactgactgactgactgactgactgactgactgactgaatGACTGAATGACTGAATGACTGAATAACTGAATaactgaataaataaataactaaataaataactaaataataactaaataataactaaataataactaaataataactaaataataactaaataataactaaataataactaaataataactaaataataactaaataataactaaataataactaaataataactaaataataactaaataaataactaaataactaaataaataactaaataaataactaaataaataactaaataaataactaaataaataactaaataaataactaaataaataactaaataaataaataactaaatcaataaataaataaataaataaataaataaataaataaataactaaataactaaataactaaataaataaaaactaaataaataaaaactaaataaataaaaactaaataaataaaaactaaataaataaaaactaaataaataaaaactaaataaataaaaactaaataaataaaaactaaataaataactaactaaataaataaaaactaaataaataaaaactaaataaataaaaactaaataaataaaaactaaataaataactaaataaataactaaataaataaaaactaaataaataactaaataaataaaaactaaataaataactaaatcaataaataaaaactaaataaataaataaatcaataaataaaaactaaataaataaataaatcaataaataaaactaaataaataaataaatcaataaataaaaactaaataaataaataaatcaataaataaaaaactaaataaataaaaaatcaataaaataaaaactaaataaataaaataaatcaataaataaaaactaaaaaataaataaatcaataaataaaaactaaataaataaataaatcaataaataaaaactaaataaataaataaatcaataaataaaaactaaataaataaataaatcaataaataaaaactaaataaataaataaatcaataaataaaaactaataaataaataatcaataaataaaactaaataaaaataaatcaataaataaaaactaaataataataatcataaataaaaactaaataaataaataaatcaataaataaaactaaataaataataaatcaataaataaaaataaataaataaataaataaataaaaactaaataaataaataaatcaataaataaaaactaaataaataaataaatcaataaataaaaactaaataaataaataaatcaataaataaaaactaaataaataaataaatcaataaataaaaactaaataaataaataataaatcaataaatcaaaactaaataactaaataaatcaataaattaaaactaaataactaaataaatcaataaattaaaactaaataactaaataaataaataaattaaaactaaataactaaataaataaataaattaaaactaaataactaaataaataaattaaaactaaataactaaataaataaataaataaattaaaactaaataactaaataaataaattaaaactaaataactaaataactaaataaataaattaaaactaaataactaaataactaaataaataaattaaaactaaataactaaataactaaataaataaattaaaactaaataaataaataactaaataaataaattaaaactaaataactaaataaataaataaataaattaaaactaaataaataaataaataaataaataaattaaaactaaacaaataaataaataaataaataaattaaaactaaataaataaataaataaataaataaattaaaactaaataaataaataaagcttgCTCGGAGTAAGGATAGCGCGACCTACGTCCAACATCCTGGTCGCGTCCACGGTTCCTCCACAAGTTGGGGTTTTACGTGGCCACTGAGCGCTGATAACTCAGCCTGGTGTTGGACGCCGAGCTTTCGTTGCACGTTTTCAGTAGCAACACCAATTACGTGCACATTAAGCACAATTGCTTTTTATCCTTGAAACGACAGATAAATTTCCTTATCTCAGATCGTCTGCAGAACGGCTGATTTATAGCCATAAAATAGCATTTATTGCATATACGTATAATCATAGCACTTTGGCTATGGTATGGAGCACAACTTTTGCTGCTctcttttattttgtctgtttcaGATAGATGGTTGGCACTCTCTCATTCAGCATCTGACCCGGAACTAAAGCAACTTGCCCTCGAAGCCCTACCAAAACTACTGATGTCATCACGAGCACACTCAACAACGATAAAATACAGCAATGGTTGGAAACGATGGGAATCATGGGCTTCATCCAAGACCGGCGTCATATCGTTTCCCGTCAACCCTACTGATTTCGCCCTATATTTATCTTCATTATTTTCATCTGGTCATAAAACGGCAGCAGACTCCGCAGCATCCTCTGTCGCCTGGGCACATAGCTTGGCTGGATTACCGTCACCTACAGACGATCCATTGGTCAAAACAACCTTACAGGGCTACAAGAGACTCACAGCCTCTACCCCAAACCGGAAGGAACCGGTAACACCTGAAATCATGGCAAAACTTTACAATGCTCACGGTCAACCTAGTGCAGCATTAGACGATTTACGCATACTATTCGTATGCTTTATTTGTTACGCTGGTTTCCTTCGTTTTAACGACATCAGTAACGTAAGACGCATGGACTGTAGTATACTCACCGACAGTCTCGCCATACATTTATGCAAGTCCAAAACTGATCAATACCGCCAGGGCAACAACATAAcaattgcaagaacatttcagCCAACCTGCCCAGTTGTAATCACAGAACGATATTTTCAAGCATTAGGCGATCCCGACTCTTCTCCTCTACCGGTACTTCGCAGACTGACACGTTCCAAAACCGGTCTTGTTCCTACTACTCATGGGCTAAGCTACACCAGAACTAGAGAGATCGTACTAGAAGCCCTCCGACCATTCGCTCCAGATATTCGAAAATTCGGCCTCCACAGCCTGAGGTCGGGAGGGGCAACCGCAGCTTCAAACGCCCTACTCCCATCTCACTTAATATCCATGCACGGAAGATGGAAATCCGAAAAGGCCAGAAGTGCATACATAAAAACTGATCCGCAAGCGCGTTTACTTCCCTCCTCTGTACTTGGAATTTGAATTTATGTGTATAATTGGCTAGTTAAGCCGACGAGAATAATGatgaaatttaaattaaatgagTTGGAATTTGAATTTATGTGTATAATTGGCTAGTTAAGCCGACGAGAATAATGATGAAACTTAAATTAAATGAGTTGGATTATGTGAATGTCATGAATAAATAGTATGCGAGGCGAGCAGCTCCGCCATTCCAATGTTCACCAAAACATTaagtttgtgttgtttttcttgtctaTTCTTGTATATTCTTACATGAGGTaaatttagaaaagaaaataattttctaaCGTAAGAATGAAGTAAGAAAGtatattaatttgttattttgtttaaaaggttTTGTTACAAGGTTTGTTGCTTCTCCCCGGACCTAGATGGTGCCAATGTTTAAAGTTCGCTTTTGTATCATttgaacatcctttgtcctcaccactttactcctattggtccATAACCACCAATTGTTTCTAGAATAGAAgctttgattggctgtaatttTACCGCTTGTTCCTGGATCCTTCGCTTAATCtctttcccctcttttttttttctttaaatgggttagtatttgtttgtacttttgttttgccggtttggatcgaaagctaaggccatctaccctactcattactTTTATGAAATGTAGACATATTTATATCATCTTGACTATAATTATTACAGCATTGTGCATTTTTTGCATATTGAATTACTGTGAtttttgcaacattgaataaacgtaGTGTGATTGATATTACGCAGTTTGTGTAGTGAATATAAATATATCTTTACCGTTACACGTTGCACCGTCTCCGTTGATGGTGTAACCGCCATGACAGTTGCATTCAAAGCCTCCAGGAATGTTGGTACAATTCTGCTGGCAGTTATTGGTGCGACTCACCAGGCATTCATCCGCATCTAAGTTAGCATGAAAACAAGTGCAAAGGTTgggtattttgtatttttttatttatttcaattctcATGTAGATAAAGAGTACAATAATTCACATTAATTaggtaaacattttttaaatacagcaatgaggaaggaaaaagaaacagctTGATAAAAGTGTAAGCCAATTTTGTGGCTTTAAATGTGCACTACACCTTACAACAGACTGGAGCAATTAGTTACAAAAttacacaacaaaacaattattgtgaagATGACATCAGAACAAAGATTACACAATGATGAATACAGACTTTTTCAGGTAGGCCTATGCCCGGTAaatacttcctacgaatgcaaATATGAAACGCGTTTTGACGTCACCAATTCGCTAATTCGctcaaataatttgcatcagttaaGCTGTGATCAACTCGTGCAAAACATTGATTTGCTGAGAAaaagccatgtgacgtcaacattcgtatcgcatttacattcacaggaagtagtGAACCGGGCTCAAGGGTATTTTCGAAACGGACGCGTCACAGACGCAAGCTTGTTTACGCCTGCAACGGTGGACATCCTATCTGTCCCTCTTTTTGCGATACTCGCCCAActtttgtttgcaacagctccaatgggagacttttggaagacttacctggtaagtctgctgccagctagcgtcccaaagtctcccattggttttgcaCGCATTTTTATGTGGACCTTCCCCGAACCGTGGACTCTGTTGTCCTCTGTTGTGAGTATACCTTCTTACCTTTGCACGTGTGTCGATCATCAGTGTCCAGGGTGTATCCCGATTCACATTCGCATCGGTAGCTACCGATGGAATTTATGCACATGTGGTCACACTTGAGAACAGAGTTGAAGACTCCTATACTGATCTGCAGATCACATTCGTCGATGTCTTTGAGGAATGAAATATAATCAAAGAGAAAAATAACGGAGCAATACGAGATTCAACAAAGACGCAAATAATAATGTGACCCGGGTTCAATACTACTACGAGGAAATGTTCATACacgttttatttttataatgacGTCAACAGCTACGTCAGATGGAATAATAGTTTAAATTTAACTTTAAGTGTTCAGAGTACCAGCCTCGATgacttgtgtttctgatcagagtttgggttcgagtcctggtcgtggcTTTTGTGTCCTTGAATACTTTACCATACTTGTTGTCCTTCGGATGACACATGTTAGCCATGTCTCGTTTAGGCTGAGATTGGTAGTGcacttaaaagaacccagaacacttattatggaagagtaggggttaatgGTGCTTTTGGCTTACATAGCAATCACCcttgtttacttgtttcttCACGCTTGCAAGATtgccagaaaaagaaaaaaaactatagtGATGGTCAAGTCAGATTTTGCGTAGATTGCGTAACAAAATGAACTCTCCCATTTTCATATTGAACTCAACCAACTCATTTACAGAGTGTAAATGCTGGAtcttgttgttgtagttgttgatGTGGCTGttcgtgttgttgtttttttaataaaagaaaaagagtTATCATAATTATACCTGTGTTGCATGTTGTACCAGTGTATCCAGGCTGACAGTGGCAGGTGTCTGGTGCTACGCAATCCCCGTTGATACACGGTGGATCGCAAAAGGCTAGAACAATATAATTAGAAACggaaataaaaagtaaaacaaaacgtTTTTCGTTGTCAGCTAGACATCATCAGCTGTAAAATCGTCCAAAGAGAAAATTGGTaccccatttaaaaaaagtaaatcagttttcttgcaaaaaattataaaaaggtGCGATGaaaattgttaaataaaatGGCAGGATGCCAGTGACATACATGTGACATGATCTtgtggttggtaaccttattttgataagcataattttgttgtgtttagctacatgtactttttcttttaggtactttttgtaggacacaaaaaaagaatgtccacagatttcctTTAAACtatacacggtttgaagataatggtgggaGAAAGcttgagtaaaacagtgtcacaaaatagttttacaATGTGTGCAATATCAAACAAACATATTTACCATTACTGGTATTAAATCTCCCTATATAGTCACTTACCCATTGCACATTGACCAATGCGATCTCTGCGCCATCCATCGCAACATTCAGTACGCAGGGGTCCATTCTGAGAAATATTGTGGAACCGACGCTAGTCTGTGATACCATTTTGGAAAaattgggggcgggggggggggagttgggaaaaaacaaaaaaggcgaGAGGAAAGGTGCCTCTTTATTTAAGGccccaacaatgttttatttcagaTGAAGGTAAGCGTCCAAGAAATGTCTTTGAAAAGGccttagattgcaccagagagcatctacgacATAACAAATTTCCGGGGCCCTagagcgggccccggaccccaatGACGTCATGCTTCGCGCTCGCAATTTCAGATTTGGTAATGCCCCTACCCTTTAATTTTAGCTGGCTAGAACCCTGCTTGCAACATACGGTTATCGGTCGGATCTAGGTTAGCCGCACACTTGTATTCATGGAATAGCATATTTGGGTAGGCATTTTATCGCCCAGTGAAAAGAAGgtgtacttgaactttgatttattggtgATCATATACCCGTGGTTCTATAGAGAAAGCAGAAATTAACCCCAATCAATTATACATATTGGGCTGGTAACAGTAATCCTCGTTATACATTATACGCTATGatatgggcctacatgtacatttatatgcaTTGTAACAATGTGGATGTAAACAAATCGAAACGTGAATTACATGGAAAACCAACTACCCTTAAAATCACCCTTTGCAATAACTAAAACAGTACTCACGATTAAGATGCACGCACGGGACTTTGGTGATTAATAGAAGTGATTCGATGATTGGATTAACCTGGATATTTAGGAAATATTTGAGGAATTTACGTGATTAGTTTGGATTTGGACTTGTAAAATGGCGATTGGTATGATCATGGAAACATTGGAGATtttgattcaagagagggcgctataacaaaaacTGTCCTGATGCGGAGACTTTCTGACAGCCACCCCAAATTTAGGCTCTAAATTTTATCAAACAGAGAAAGTCTTCAAAAGTCCACGATAGGTGTCCATCTCTAGGGGTCTTCACTATCGGTGATCTCAGGTAGGCGTATCAGACGCGCAACGGGTCTGGTGTATTCGCGATCAGCGACTTTAACTCTGGCCACTCGGATGCGATCATCAACTTCAGGAAGTGTCTCGATGACTCTACCAACTAGCCAATGAGCTCTAGGCTGCTGAGGGTCGGCAATCATGACAGCATCGCCACAGGTGAGGTTACGGCAGTCCTTTTGCCATTTTGGGCGAAGTTGGAGGCTTGGCAGGTAGTATTTCAGGAAATGTGACCAGAACTGGTCCGCTAGTACTTGGCTGTGGCGCCATCGGCGTCGTCCTATCAGCTCGTCGACAGGGTATACTACTTGTGGAAGTGACTGGTCATGGCGTCCCATCAGTAGGATATTCGGAGTTATGGGATTGATGTCTGCAACATCAGATGAGATGTAGCCCAATGGCTTGGAATTAAGGATGCCTTTAATTTCTATCAGGACGGTGCGTAGTACGGCTTCGGTGACTGATTGGTCCTTGATTACAACCTTGAGACCGTCTTAAATTCTCTTGATCTCTCGCTCCCACACTCCGCCGAAGTGAGGTGCACTGGGTGGATTAAACTTGAATCTCACTTTCTGGTCGCCTAGTTGTGCAGCAAGGTCAGGTTTCATGGCATGGAATGCTTCCTGTAATTCAGTTTCAGCTCCCTTGAAATTGGTTCCGCAATCAGATAGCAACTCATAGGGCTTCCCTCGTCTGGAAATGAAGCGCCGAAAGGACATCAAGAAGGCATCGGTGTCCAGGCCTTCTAAGAGATCTATATGAATAGCTCTGGTCGTCATACACTTGAAGATCACCCTCCACCTTTTCTCGGAGCGGCGACCAATCTTGACATGCATCAGACCGAAACAGTCAACACCGGTAGAGTAGAAGGCTGGCTTAAATAGACGGAGACGGGACGGAGGAAGATCACCCATCTTTGGTACTTCGGGTTTTGCGCGCCATTTGCGGCATTCAAAGCATTGATGCTGATGACGACGAATTGCCTCCCTTCCCCGGAGTATCCAAAACTTGCGTCTTAATTCAGCTAGAATACGTTCTGGACCATAGTGAAGAAGCTTCTCATCATAGTCACGTATTATCAGCTTGGTGATGTGGTGATGAGGATCAAGGACGATTGGGTATTTAACAGCATCGGAGAGGATTTCTGCCCTACGTAGTCGTCCTCCAACTCTGATGAGCTTTGCGGTTTCGTCATAGGCTGGGTCCAACTGTGAGAGCTTGCTCCCGGACGGTATTCCTCGTTTGGCCTTTAAGGCAGACAGctcttcagggaagctttcgagTTGACATTTTTGGTACAGAAGATTTTCGATGTCCTCCCGCAACTGTGCTGTGTCATCTCCAGGTTTGGCCACCCCGTGAAGGGATAGTTTGAAAGCCTCTACCAGAGCGTCCCAGCTGTTGTACTGATGGAGATCGGGCTGCAATGGGTTTTCTACAATGGCAGTCTTACCACAGAAGGTTGCTTTTTTCAGCTCTGTTGCATCCTCTGTAGGGTCAGTGATTGGACTTTTCGGCCACTGAGACGGAGGTTGACGAAGATAGAGTGGGCCTGTCTTCCATCGGGATTCTTCACTCAGTTCTTTGAGTGACTTACCCCTGGTAATGTCATCGGCAGGGTTGTTCTGGGTGTCCACATAGCGCCAGTCCTGCACATCTGTAAGGGTCTGTATTTCGGTGACACGAGTACCAACGAAGACCTTATATCGGCATGATTCTGACTTCAACCACTGCAGGACTGTGGTCGAATTGCTCCATAGGGTGACCTTGTTGATCTCTAGGGTAAGTTCCTTACGAAGGAGATCGGCTAGTTGTGCACCGGTGAGAGCTGCTGATAACTCGAGTCGTGGCATCGATAGTTGTCTTTTCGGTGCCACTCTGGATCGAGACATGAGAAAACTGACGCTGACGTTCCCCTTGTCATCTTCAGTGCGGAGGTAGGCAACTGATCCGTATACTCGTTCAGATGCGTCACAGAAAACATGTAGTTCTCTATTGGAAGTCACTGTGTTGACATCAGGCGGGGTGTAACATCTCGGCAGTTTAACCAGAGGAAGGTCGGAGAGCTCCTCCTCCCAAGTGAGCCACTGATCACGGATCTTTCCTGGTTCCAGAGGGTCGTCCCAGTCTCGTTTTGTCTTCCAAAGGTCTTGCACTAGCACCTTAGCACGTGCTGTGAAGGGAGAAATGTAGCCAATTGGATCATACTGGCTAGCAAGAATCTTGTAGATAGTTCGTTGAGTTGATCTGTGTTTATAACTGAGTTCGTCTGTTGAACATTGCCATCGAAGTCCAAGGGTGCCTTCGGACAAGTCGTTCTGACCAAAGGCTAACCAGAGCTCGTAGCCTTCAGATCTGGCATTAGATGGAAGTTCATCAACTACTGAAGGGATGTTGCTGGCCCATTGTCTGATGTTGAAACCACCAGTTGAGAGTAGCTTTCGCATCTTCATAACGAGCTCCTTTGCTTCGGATATGGTAGGTTTACTGTCAAGGCAATTGTCGACGTAGAATGCCTGGTCAACTGCACTGCAGACATCCTTGTCATCGCTGACGTGTTTGCGTAGTGCAAATGTGGCACAGCATGGGCTGCACGTGGTGCCAAATGGTCCCGGTTCATCTTACGCCATACAAATCGAAGGAGAGGTTTGTCTTCAGGGAGTAGTCTCACTTGATGGAACATTGCCTGAATATCCCCAGATATGGCAACAGGGTGTTGGCGGAATCGCAGGAATACGCCGAGCAGTGAAGCACCTTGTGTTGGCCCTGGTAGTAGGTGATTGTTGAGGATCTTGCCTTCATACTCGTAAGAGCAGTTGAATACCAAGCGGTGTTTTCCATTGTGCTCAACTAGGTGGTGCGGAATATACCAGGACTCTTCAGTTTTCAGAGCTTCTTCGTTGCTGATGATTTTCACAAAGCCTGTGTCGACAAGGGTTTGGATAAGCTTGTTGTGAATTTCAGCTTTATCTGGGTGTTTTTGGAGGCGTCTTTCGTTCCGCTTCAGGTTTTGCATGACGGCTTCCTTAGTAGCTCTGAATTTGTTGTCGTCTTTGGTGCGAAGTAGAGGAGTGGCGTAGCGCTGAACTCCGTCAATCTCTATTCTGATGGTTTTTTCTTCAAGTGTCGCTATGGCTTGCTTATCTTGTTTCAAGCGAGTGACTTGCTTTTCAGAGTAGGGTAGGATGTCTGCTTGCCAGAGTCgttcaacatttttaagcagATCTGTGGTTGGCTGAAGGGTTGTCGTGAATAAGCACTGTTGCTCTTCTGATTGGCTTTGAAGGAGATTGGCTGGACCCTGTAGAGACCAACCAAGTTTTGTACATACGGCTAATGGTGCTCCTCTGGGGCCAAATCGAACTGGTTGTATCGGGTGAATGAGATCAGCATAGTCTGAACCAATCAGGATTAGTGGGCAAGCCTTATTGATCGGAGGCAAGGGTATCTGACGAAGGTGTGACCATCGTTTCTTGAGGGCTTCAACAGGATACGAGTACTCAGAGAGGCACAAGTTGTTGGCAGCAAAGGCACCATTGATAGGATATCTGACGTCAGAGTTGTCCCTGGGTGACACTTGCAGGTTAACTGATTTTCCTGCACATAGGAATGGCTCACTGCGCACTGTAGCCAGGAGTATGTTGTCTTCTACCCCAGAAAGCTTCAACGCTTGAACAGCTGGCATCAGGATCATGGTTCTCATTGAACCGTCGTCAAGGATGGCATAGGTCTCCATCATCCCTCCTGGTCCGTGAAGCAGAACTTTTACCACCTTTAGCATAATATGATGTGGTCGGGAG
Protein-coding regions in this window:
- the LOC117306606 gene encoding epidermal growth factor-like protein 6 → MAFCDPPCINGDCVAPDTCHCQPGYTGTTCNTDIDECDLQISIGVFNSVLKCDHMCINSIGSYRCECESGYTLDTDDRHTCKDADECLVSRTNNCQQNCTNIPGGFECNCHGGYTINGDGATCN